The Candidatus Bealeia paramacronuclearis DNA segment ATTGATAAATTGGAATGAAATACCTTCTCAAGATTATTCTTAAGATAATCTTGAGATAAACTTTTTCATGAGATGCCCCTGATTGTAAAAAAAGTTTGCAGTCTATTTTTTTTTATGATAGTTTTGAAATAAGGCTATAAAAATAATAAACTTTGCGTTTAACTAAGGGAGACAAAAATGAAAAATTTAAATCGTTTTTTAAAAGATGATAGTGGCGCTACCATGATTGAGTATGCATTGCTTGCAGCGTTAATTGCAGTTGTTTGTATAACGGCTATAACAAACTTGGGAACTGCAGTTTCAGGTAAGTTTGTTGCAATCAGCACAGCACTTTAATGACTTTACTTTTTTGAAAAGCGGCCTCTTCGGAGGCCGTTTTTTTTTTTTTTGATTTTAGCTTTTCCAGAAATTGGGGGTCAGCAGAATTAAAACAGTGAGAAGTTCAAGGCGCCCCACGATCATCCCCACCATTAAAAGCCATTTTGCAAATTCAGGCATGTTGGACAAATTTCCAGAGGCGTTAATGATAGGTCCAATTCCAACTCCTACATTTCCAAGAGCCATAGCGCTTCCTGAAAGACTGGAAAGAATGTCAAGTCCTGAAAGGGAGAGTCCTAATGCCAAAAGGGCATAGCAGATGAGATAAAGCGCGAAAAAACCCAGAACGGCGGAAAAAACCTCATCATTCAAAGGCTGCCGATTATAGTGAGGAACATTGACGCGATGGGGATGTCTTAGATGTCGCATTTGAAGGCGGGCCGCAAGCAAGAGAATTTGATACCGAAAGATTTTAACACCTCCAGCCGTAGATCCCGTGCAACCGCCTACAAACATCAAGAAAAATAAAAAGAGTACAGGAAAAGTCCCGCTCTTACAAACTTATCCAAACCTAACCATATTTTACTAAAGTTACGCATGGTGTTGTATTCCTGATTCAACGCAGGTAGTTTCACTTATTTGACGAGCAAATGAGCCAGAGCTTCCCACTCCACAGGCATAAGTTTCGGGCGAGCTGCCCGTACATAAACGTTGTAAATTAAGGGCTGCATTCACATCTCTGTCATGAGATTGGTTGCAATGTGGACACGTCCAATGTCTCTCCGACAACTTTAAATCCGCATAAACACATCCGCAGCTATGGCAGAGCTTGCTTGACGGAAAGAACCGATCAGCAACAAAAATTTGAGCATTATAGAGACCTGCCTTATATTCCAATTGACGCCTGAATTCATAAAAAGACTGATCTAAAATATGTCGAGCTAATTTTCTGTTCGCTGACATACCTTTGACATTTAGGTTTTCAATGCCAATTTCATGATGATTCAGGACAATATCGGTTGTTGCCTTATGGAGATAATCACGTCTGATATTAGCGATTCGGGCGTGAAGACGTGCCAGTTTTTGAGTATGCTTTTTAAAATTCATACTCTTTTTATCTTTACGAGATAGCTGTCGAGAAGATCGTTTTAACTTCTTCAGCAAAGCGGTATGTGCCTTTGCTCCCTCAACAACCATGCCATTGGATAAAGTTGCCAGTTTTGTAATACCCAAATCCACACCCACAATACCTTGGTTCTTGCGTACATGAGGCAGTTTGTCTATTTCAACACTGATGGATGCAAACCATCGGTCTGCAACTCTTGAGATCGTCAAGGATTTTATTTGTCCTTGAAATCTCAAATTCTCTGTTATTTTGACCCATCCCAAACAAGGAATTTGAATCTTTTTACCTGTCACACGAATGGCAGACTCTCCTTTTTGGGGCGGACCATTGTCCGCTCTAAAGCTATCCCTGATTCCTTTCTTTTTAAACTTGGGATATCCTCCCTGTTTGCGGAAAAAGCGGTTAAAAGCTGATCCTAAATTTTTGATGGCTTGTTGAGGGGCATTTTTAGTGACCTCTTGCATCCAAGGATATTCTTCCGCCTTACAAGCATTGAGAAGTTTACGCAGGCTTATTTCTGTAGGCTTCTCACCATTCTGGTATTGTTTCTTCCATTGATCTAAAGCCCAATTATAAGCAAAGCGTGCAACACCGCAGGCTTTTCTAAAATAAGTCGCCTGCTTATTATTTGGCTTCAATTCTACTTTATGAACTAACAGCATCGTAGGCTTCTTTCAGACCTTCCAATAATTTCTTGTTCTTTTTACTTCTCGCACCATACAATCTGGCCGAAAAAACAGTGATAATTTCCAACACATCTTTGGCGAGTTCCTCTTCAAAAGAGGGTTCTTTCCCTTGATTGATAATCACAACTTCTACCTGATTCATCTCACAAATGGAAAAGATTAATTCTGCTCCAAATCTTAACAGCCTGTCTTTATGGGTTAAAACCAATCGACCTGCTTCTCTGTCTAAAATGGCACTAATCAGGATCTTCAGACCCTTTTTGTTGTAATTCATACCACTGCCAAGATCCGCAATGGTCTCAAACTTCCAACCTTGAGCTGCACAATACATCTCAAGGACTTGTTTTTGTCTTTCCAAATCCTGCCGTTGATCGTGACTGGAAACACGAGCATAGCAAAGCGTTTTTCTATCTATCTTTTCAGTGCGAACAAGATGAGGGCGCAAGGCAGATAAAGGATAACGTCTTTGTCCTCCCGCTGTTCTTTCGGGAACAAGGCGACTCTCTTTTTCCCATCGCCTTAATGTGCCATTTGACACTCCAAGAATACGACTGGCTTCTCTGATACTCAATAACTTATCCATAATTGGATAACTATATACAAGTTTAGATAGGTTTTAAAGAGCAGTTATTAACCCCAGCTTCCCCAATCGGCTGAAGAAAATCCCGTGGTTGTCACAATCGAAATGACGCTAAAGGCAGCATGTCGAAAGGCATGTCCCAATTCATAAGTATTCGCGCTCCAAAGCCAAAGTCCCATTGCTAAAATGGAAAGGAATGTGAAAAGAAGAAAGGCCCGCAATTGGGAATCTTTGAGGAACGATTTGAAGTCTCCTCGAAAAAGGCGTGCATAAAGAATGAGGGGAGAGGCCCCAATTAACATGAAAACACAAGCAATCATCTCAATGGAAGTGCTGTCAAAAACGCGAAATGATGAATCTGAGGTAGAGAGTCCCGCCGTTGAGACTGTGGTCATGGCATTGCAAAGGGCCTCAAAAGATCTCATGCCTGCAAACCAATAGGAGACCACACACGTCAATGTGATTAAAGAATAGGTGCCAAAAATCACGGTTGCAATTTGCGAAACGCGAGGAAGGATTTTTTCAGAGCGATCAGAAAATTCACTGCGGAAAAGCTGCATTCCACCGATGCGCAAATTGGGGAGGATGACAAGGGCCATCAAAACAATTCCAACGCCCCCCAACCACTGGAGAAGCGCACGCCAGAGAAGAATTCCCCGGGGCGCAAAATCAAGATTGGTGAGAACTGAGGCACCCGTTGTCGTGAGTGCCGAAGTCGTCTCAAATAAAGCGTCCGTGAATGTGGGTGCTGCATAAGACAAGGCAAAGGGCAGAGATCCAAAAAGGCAAAGTGCAAGCCAACTGATGACCGTAATTAAAAAAGTTTCCCGAATGCCTGGTTCAATGGCGCCATCGGGGCGGAAGGCTAAGATCATCAAGACGCCAAAAAAAAGTGTGCATCCTGAAGAAAGCGCGAAATATACCCAGTCGGAGTCATGATAATAAATATCGAGAAGTGCGGGAATCGCCATTGCGCCCGCAAGAATGGTGAGGAGAATTCCTACGATAAAAAAGATAATTCGAAACGCGATCATGACGGAACTCGATTGTTTTCTGGCCGCAGTATATCACTTTTCAAAGCCACGGCTCAACCTTAGTTCAAAAGACGGGTTTCGTAAGGACTATCGAGGGAAAAGGGGGGGACTATAATCTCAAACAAATCGCCATATTCATCTTGTACCGTATATTCTCCTGCCATAATCCCAGATGGCGTAGTAAGGGGAACGCCGCTCGTATACGTATAGCTTTCGCCTTTATCAATCACAGGCTGAACGCCCACAACGCCTTTTCCACGCACCTCTTGTGTGATGCCAATTTGATCTGTAATGCACCAATGGCGGCTTAGGAGTTGGATCGTGCTTTGGCCCAAATTCTCAATCCAAATTTGATAGCCCCATAGAAAATGATGTTCCTGGGGGTTGGATTCTTCGTCAAGAAAAGTGACAGCAACAGAAACCTTAATATCGTGGGTGACGAGAGAATTCATTAATGCGTGTTCAGTCTACCAAAAAGAAATCAATAGTTGAAACGACGCGCACCTTCTTCATAATGGAATCTGGTGCTCCGTTGCTCCAATCATTTTCGGTTGTGGAATCAGGAGAGAGAATTTGAATGACGCCTTGACTCGCTTTTCGGATGGAGCCCACGTGGCTTTCAGAGTTTTGGGCGAATTGCTCGGCCATTAGACGCGCATTTTTAGTAGCTTCTGCAATGAGAGCAGGGCGCATTTCATTGAAATTTGTCATTTGATAGGAAAACGTCATGCCCGAAATCGCAATGCCTTCTTGAAGAAGCTTTCCCATAGATTGAGCTGTTTTTTCGACACCATCTACATTTTTCGTTTTAATGTTAATGGAGGAGGAGAGGATATAGCGATTTTCAATCTCTTTTTTATCTCCCCACTCTTGTGCCAAAAGATCACTGACGGTGGGGGAAGCAAAGCTGATTTCTTCTTCCTTAAATCCAGCTTGGAGAAGGAATTTTTTAACCGCATCTTGCGTTGAGGTCAGTTGTTGGTAAAGCACTGCTAAGTCATTTCCGGCATTGCGTGTCTGAAGACCCCATGAGACAAAATCAGCTTTGACAATCTTTTCAACAAGGCCTTTGACGGTTACATATCGGTCCGCCAATTTAAAATCCCTGATACCCGAATAAATAAAGAATCCAGCAAGGGCTGGCCCCACGGCAATAGAAAGTCCTAAAAAAAGAGCGGGAAATGTGAGGCGTTGTTGGATCATTAGATCAAAACTCCATGAGATCATCTTTTCATAATACTAGCCATATTCCTAAAGTCCGGCAAGTGAGATCTTGTTTTGCAATTTTTGCAGATCTGCATTGAGAGTATTGTGCTGGTGGATGTGTTTTGGGAGGATTACATTTTTAGCGTTGGTACCTTGTCCATGTTAATTTAGATTTTTATAATCCTATAATTCCATTGTTTTTTAATTAGCTGGTTTTGCGTAATTGTGTTTTGAAGAACCGCTCTGGAAGCCCAGAGCGGTTTTTTTATGATTGAACCTTGTGGATTTCTCTTCTAAATATCATGAGATAGGTATATAATAGGTATATTATTTTGAAAAATATACCTGATATGTGCCTGTGCAAGAAAAACTGTATCGCATTGAACAGCCGAATGTCCCGAAAGATTGGGAGCGTGAGGCTCAAAATTTAACTGACGATCAGACAGAGGGCCTTATTGGCCTTTCTGAAAACCCTATTTATTTGTACTGGGATAAAATAAAATATAAAGTTTTTAAAGATCTTTCTGTGTCAAAGGAAGTGGCTTGGGCTATTATTTTAAATCATCGTAAGAAAAATTCTCGCAATACCCCCGTTCAAAGTGAAGGGGGAGACTTTTTCCGATTTGTCCCCCTTCAAAGATGGGAAAACACACTTCTATTATTTGATAAAATATTTCTCAATCGTCCTCGGGGGGCCAATGTGCAATCGGAGCCTTGGATGATTGAGGCGATTTCTTCAGCCATGATTGAAGGGGCTCATACAACACGAGATCGAGCCTTGCAGTTGTTACATCTTCATAAGACTCCAGCAGATTATGGGGAGCGTATGATTTTAAACAATTATAAAATGGCTCAAATGCTGGAGAGCCTCCCTCTTGATTTTTATGTGAACCTTGAGACATTATTTGAGTGGCAAATTCAATTGACCCGTCTTAATCTTCCTCAAAAAGATCAAGGGCGATTAAGAACAGATACGGATCACATTGTGATTGCGCCAAAGTCTCCAGATGTTGTGACGTTTATCCCGCCTTCAGAAGGCTTTTTGAAGGACCAACTTGCGCTCTTTATTGATTTTGTAAACCGAGATCATCCCAATCTTCATCCGCTTCTCCACGCCATTTGCATCCATTATTGGTTTGCTTATTTGCACCCTTTTGTGGATGGGAATGGAAGGACGGCGCGCGCCCTCTTCTATTGGTTTTTAATGAAATCTGGATATCCCAATATAACGTCATTGCCTTTGTCGCCTTTGATTTTAAGATCTGTTCAAAACTACAGCAAAGCCTTTATTTTGACAGAGCAAGATCATCAAGATTTGACCTATTTCATTGATTTTAATATACGTCTGATTGATGAGGCTTTGGTGCAATTTAAGGCTAATGAGCTCATTGACTCCTCCCAAAATGACCTTGTTGATGAGAGATTGAACCTGCGTCAAAATACAATTATTCGAATCCTCAAAACAAAGCAATTGCCAGATGTCAACGTCAGTTTTGTACAACAAAAATTTGGGGTGAGTAAATTAACGGCTATTCATGATCTTAAAGGCCTCCTTATTCTTGAGATTGTTGAATCTCGGCGTGTGGGAAAAAACGTGCTCTATAGATTGAAGAGCCGTGCTTCCTTATAAAATGAAGAGCCGTGCTTCCTTATAAAAAACGTTCCTATTGTATTGACTTTTCAAAGAAAGTCAGATGAGATGCCGACGCGTCTCATAAAACAACTTATAAATCAAAGGATAGTCTCATGAAAAAATTAGCGCTTCTTTCGCTCTTAACTTTGAGTGCCTGTGCCTCCCACTGCCCTTGTTCCGAGAAAAAAACAACGGTCATACCCACAGAAAATGTGGTGCAACGGAATCCGAAAGCCTTTGCAGAAGCCTATATGGCCTATTTGAAAGAGATTGGAAAAGTGCCTCTTCATAAGGTTTCTGAAATTCCTCATCCATTTAGTGCGGATTGCAAAAAAACTATGAATGGAGCCGTTGTGGCCAAGTCTTCAGATGAATTTGTAGCTCAACTTTCTCAAGCTAAAAAAATGTATCAACTGTGGAAATTTGAGGGCATAGAAATTATTCCTTCTCAAAGCACAAACAGCGCAACCATTCATTATGTTATTTCTAGTCAAGGATTGGGGCGCCTGGAGGTTTTAAAAGTCCTGCGCTTTGCGGAGAATGGAAAAGTCAAAGAAGTTCTTGAGGTGTTCGCGGAAGCGAAATAAAAAACCATCCCAATTTCTTGGGATGGTTAAGTTTTAAGGAACGATTCCTTAACATCAGTTATCTTGAAGAGGGGAGGGGTTTCCTCCCCTTCAATATGATGCCTTATTTATATTCAAGGAAAAGGATGTCAACACGACGGTGATCCGCTTCATGTTTCTTGCCTTTCATTTTTCCAGCAGCCTCAGTTGTGATCATGCTGGCTGGAATACCACGCTTTTCAAGCTCTTGCTTTACGGCCATGACGCGTTCGTGAGAAAGTTTTTTATCTAACTTGTTGCTTCCTGACGCATCGGTGTGGCCGATAAGATGGATTCTACGCCCAAACTCTGTGGAACTTGCAAAAATCACAGCCTCATCAATGATTTCCATGGCTTTTGCATCTAACGCTGCACTGTCTGTTGCAAATTCAATAACCTCTGCAGGAGGTGCTTGAAGCATAGATCCAAATACGAGTTTTTCTACAGCGTCAATGGACATGTAGTACGTATCACGGCAAAGTTTGATATCATCGAACTGCCAGTTTTCTTCTTGTTGCTCAACCCAACAGTCATAGTTTGCTTGGGCTTTGGCTGTCATTTGTGGTGCAATTGTTTGTGCCCCATTTTGCATCGCAAAGATTAAACGATCACGCGCCGCTTGAAGCTCAGGAACTGTGTGGTTTGGCAATTTCCAGCCATCAAGATATTCTGGCATAATTGGGCAGCCATCTTGAACTTTATTGGCCTTCTTCATGAAATAAGCCGCTTCCAAATCATCATACATAATGTTTTCTTCGGATTGGCCAAATTGATAGTATTCATTGGCGAGAGCTTTTGTGAACTCTGTGCCTTTGGCGTCACTCCAGTCATAAGTTTTTTTATAGAATTCTGCGCAGCCGGACGTCATTAACATCAAGCCTGCAAGAGCGCCTAATGTGGTACTGGCTTTAAGGATTGTCTTCATTTTATTTATGCTCCCCTTTTTTATAATTTAACACGTGGTGCTGTTTTGCGATTCCACGCGGGTTGTGAAAAAGAAGAAATTTCTTTTCCACTGTTATTCATTGTATCACGAGTAACATATCAAGAGTTAATAATTGGTTAACACAATTAAAAAATTTGATCTGTCACTCATCAGGCTTAATTTAGCATCCGACATTTAAAATTTACTTAATTTTCAATGAAAGATCGCTTAACGTCCTAAAATAATTTCACCGGAACTCAATATCCTAAATTCAGGCTTATAAAATATATATACAAAATATCTAAAATTTTTGCAAATCTTCGACGGTTTTTTTAAACGGGTGAGAAAATCTCCCTTATTTGCAATTCGTCAATAGAGGTGGGACTCAACTAATCTTGAGAATGGTAGTAAACATGTAAGGAGTAATTTATGAGTATGTTTTCCGCGTTGAGTCGTGAGCAAAAAGAGGCTGTAGGCCTTCTTCAAATAGGTACGTTTCTTGAGTATTTTGATCTTATGCTCTATGTCCATCTCGCTGTTTTGCTTGATGAACTCTTCTTTCCCAAAACGGATCCACATACAGCGGGGTTGATTTCTGCATTTGCTTTTTGCTCAACTTTTGTCGTTAGGCCCTTTGGCGCCCTTATTTTTGGCTATATTGGAGACCATATTGGAAGGAAAAATACAGTTGTTATTACAACAACAATGATGGCAATCTCCTGTGTATTTATGGCAAATTTACCAACATATGCAGAAATTGGTATTTCTGCAGCTTGGATTGTTACGGCTTGCAGGATTTCTCAGGGACTTTCTTCTCTGGGGGAAATCATGGGGGCTGAAATTTATGTTTCTGAAATCACAAAACCTCCTGTGTCATAC contains these protein-coding regions:
- a CDS encoding SIMPL domain-containing protein, translated to MIQQRLTFPALFLGLSIAVGPALAGFFIYSGIRDFKLADRYVTVKGLVEKIVKADFVSWGLQTRNAGNDLAVLYQQLTSTQDAVKKFLLQAGFKEEEISFASPTVSDLLAQEWGDKKEIENRYILSSSINIKTKNVDGVEKTAQSMGKLLQEGIAISGMTFSYQMTNFNEMRPALIAEATKNARLMAEQFAQNSESHVGSIRKASQGVIQILSPDSTTENDWSNGAPDSIMKKVRVVSTIDFFLVD
- a CDS encoding Flp family type IVb pilin, translated to MKNLNRFLKDDSGATMIEYALLAALIAVVCITAITNLGTAVSGKFVAISTAL
- a CDS encoding OmpA family protein codes for the protein MKTILKASTTLGALAGLMLMTSGCAEFYKKTYDWSDAKGTEFTKALANEYYQFGQSEENIMYDDLEAAYFMKKANKVQDGCPIMPEYLDGWKLPNHTVPELQAARDRLIFAMQNGAQTIAPQMTAKAQANYDCWVEQQEENWQFDDIKLCRDTYYMSIDAVEKLVFGSMLQAPPAEVIEFATDSAALDAKAMEIIDEAVIFASSTEFGRRIHLIGHTDASGSNKLDKKLSHERVMAVKQELEKRGIPASMITTEAAGKMKGKKHEADHRRVDILFLEYK
- a CDS encoding IS607 family transposase translates to MDKLLSIREASRILGVSNGTLRRWEKESRLVPERTAGGQRRYPLSALRPHLVRTEKIDRKTLCYARVSSHDQRQDLERQKQVLEMYCAAQGWKFETIADLGSGMNYNKKGLKILISAILDREAGRLVLTHKDRLLRFGAELIFSICEMNQVEVVIINQGKEPSFEEELAKDVLEIITVFSARLYGARSKKNKKLLEGLKEAYDAVSS
- the apaG gene encoding Co2+/Mg2+ efflux protein ApaG, translated to MNSLVTHDIKVSVAVTFLDEESNPQEHHFLWGYQIWIENLGQSTIQLLSRHWCITDQIGITQEVRGKGVVGVQPVIDKGESYTYTSGVPLTTPSGIMAGEYTVQDEYGDLFEIIVPPFSLDSPYETRLLN
- a CDS encoding TrkH family potassium uptake protein, with product MIAFRIIFFIVGILLTILAGAMAIPALLDIYYHDSDWVYFALSSGCTLFFGVLMILAFRPDGAIEPGIRETFLITVISWLALCLFGSLPFALSYAAPTFTDALFETTSALTTTGASVLTNLDFAPRGILLWRALLQWLGGVGIVLMALVILPNLRIGGMQLFRSEFSDRSEKILPRVSQIATVIFGTYSLITLTCVVSYWFAGMRSFEALCNAMTTVSTAGLSTSDSSFRVFDSTSIEMIACVFMLIGASPLILYARLFRGDFKSFLKDSQLRAFLLFTFLSILAMGLWLWSANTYELGHAFRHAAFSVISIVTTTGFSSADWGSWG
- a CDS encoding RNA-guided endonuclease TnpB family protein encodes the protein MLLVHKVELKPNNKQATYFRKACGVARFAYNWALDQWKKQYQNGEKPTEISLRKLLNACKAEEYPWMQEVTKNAPQQAIKNLGSAFNRFFRKQGGYPKFKKKGIRDSFRADNGPPQKGESAIRVTGKKIQIPCLGWVKITENLRFQGQIKSLTISRVADRWFASISVEIDKLPHVRKNQGIVGVDLGITKLATLSNGMVVEGAKAHTALLKKLKRSSRQLSRKDKKSMNFKKHTQKLARLHARIANIRRDYLHKATTDIVLNHHEIGIENLNVKGMSANRKLARHILDQSFYEFRRQLEYKAGLYNAQIFVADRFFPSSKLCHSCGCVYADLKLSERHWTCPHCNQSHDRDVNAALNLQRLCTGSSPETYACGVGSSGSFARQISETTCVESGIQHHA
- a CDS encoding Fic family protein yields the protein MQEKLYRIEQPNVPKDWEREAQNLTDDQTEGLIGLSENPIYLYWDKIKYKVFKDLSVSKEVAWAIILNHRKKNSRNTPVQSEGGDFFRFVPLQRWENTLLLFDKIFLNRPRGANVQSEPWMIEAISSAMIEGAHTTRDRALQLLHLHKTPADYGERMILNNYKMAQMLESLPLDFYVNLETLFEWQIQLTRLNLPQKDQGRLRTDTDHIVIAPKSPDVVTFIPPSEGFLKDQLALFIDFVNRDHPNLHPLLHAICIHYWFAYLHPFVDGNGRTARALFYWFLMKSGYPNITSLPLSPLILRSVQNYSKAFILTEQDHQDLTYFIDFNIRLIDEALVQFKANELIDSSQNDLVDERLNLRQNTIIRILKTKQLPDVNVSFVQQKFGVSKLTAIHDLKGLLILEIVESRRVGKNVLYRLKSRASL